In Novosphingobium sp. RL4, the sequence ACGCTCTGCCTCATCCCGCTCGTCCTGATGATGCGCGTGAAGAAGGCGAACGATGTCGACACCAGCACTCTTGCACTCGGGGAATAACGTGTTCCGCAAGGCCTCCGTCCTGCTACCGCTCCTGCTGACCGCCGCCTGCATGAAGGTTGGCCCGGATTTCGCGGCTCCGCCGCCGCCTTCTGCATCGCCGGGGTATGCTCAAGGCGCGTACCCCGGCGCAGTGCTGGGAGATGGCCCGCAAGCGGGCTGGTGGAACGCTTTTGCATCTCCCGAACTGGATAGCCTGGTGCAGCGCGCACTGGCCGGAAACCATTCGCTCGCCGCAAGCCGCGCGACGCTGGAAAAGGCGCGGGAGCGCATCGCCGCCGCTGCCGGTCGCCGCCTTCCGCAAGTCGATGCCAATGGGCGCGCCGAGTATCAACGCGTCAACCTCGCCGCCTTCGGCCTGTCCGACAGTTTTGGTGGCGCCGAAATTCCCAATCCCGAATTCGACCTCTACACTTTGGGGGCCGGGATCAGTTACGACCTCGACCTGTTCGGTCGCAACTCTCGTGCGCTGGAACAGACCAAGGCGCAAGCCGAAGCCGAGGGCCGCGCCACGCAGGCCGCGCACCTGCTCATCGCCGGGCGGGTGGTCGAACAGGTCCTCGCCATCGCCGCACTCAACGACCGCATCGCCACGGTGCGCCAGCTTCTCTCGGAAGACGAACGAAACGTTACGCTGACCGAGGCCAGGCGCAAGGGAGGGGACGGCACTCTGGTGGAAGTGCTCAGTGCGCAGGGCCAACTCGCCGAAGACCGCGCGAACATGCCTTCGTTCGAACAGCAGCTTGTCGAAGGGCGCGCCATGCTGGCCGTGCTGCTCGGAATATCACCCGCCGAACTCGGCCCTACTCCCTTCACCCTGCAGCAGTTCACCCTGCCCGCACGCGTACCCGTCGCCCTGCCTTCGGCGCTGGTTCACAAGCGGCCTGACATTCTTGAAGCCGAAGCACGGCTTCATGCCGCCATTGCCGCAGTCGGCGTGGCGACGGCCCAACTCTATCCCGACGTGACGATCGGCGCGTCGCTGACGCAGCAGACCTCGCAACCCGGACAGATCACCAGCAGTCGCTTCAATGCCTTCGATATTTTCGCGGGCCTCTCGGCCCCGATCTTCCATGGCGGCACGCTGAAAGCGGAAAAGCGCGGCGCCGAGGCCGAAGCACGCGGCGCATCGGCGCAGTACCAGCAAGTGGTGACGGAAGCTTTCGGGCAGGTTTCCGGGCTGCTTTCGGCGCTCGGCAATGACAACCGTGAATTCGCCGAACGACAGTCCGCAGCCGATCTGGCCGATCGTTCGCTCCACCTGTCACGCCGCAGCTTCAAGGTGGGCAACAGCGGCGTGCTGCAGGTTCTCGACGCCAACCGTGCCTATCAACGTGCACAGCTTACCCTGCTCGACACGCGCAGCCGCCAATACCGGAACGTGGCGCGGCTCTACGTCGCCACGGCGGGAGGCTGGGTGACGGACAGCAGCGAGAACTGACGCGGCACCCGGAGCCGGGCCGCTTTCGCGCTCAGGTAAGCAGGAAGTAACCGAGCCCGAGCCAGCAACAGGCGCAAAGGCCCACCGCGATCAACAACCCGCGAGCGTCATGGACCTGATCCCGCGATCCTGCGTCCTGCCCGGCATAGACCAATCCCGAACTGATCCCCATCTGCAGGCCAGCAAGCTGGTCCGGACGGCGTTCGAAACGGATAATTCCTTCTTCAGCGACCTTCATCAAGTCATCCCCACAAGACATCCCAACCAGCACGCGGCGGTTTCCCCGCCGGTTCCATGCCCGTCCGTCTTTTGGCGTGACGGCCTGGAACTGTTCGCGCATCGACGATGCTAACACCTTCCCCTGAGCTTGCACAGAGTACTCCCGCATAGACCGCTTGGAAAAGATGTTCCGATTCAGACCAGCCCTCCGCATGAATTTCCGAGCCATCATTGCCTTGCAAACACGACCTCAGGCCATATACGAACGAATACAGCCAAACCTGGAGATCATTCGAAGATGCGCCGGCTTCTCGCCATTCTGATCTCGCTTTTTGCGGCCTTCACGGCACTTTCGCCTTCGGCCATGGCGCAGCAGTCAGGTCCGCTCGTGCTTGCTGCGGCCAGTCTCCAGGAATCGATGAACGCCGCCGCGGATGCCTGGGTCGCCAAAGGCCATTCCCGACCGAAAATCTCCTTCGCGGGATCTTCCGCCCTTGCCCGCCAGGTCGAGGCCGGCGCCCCTGCCGACCTGTTCATCTCCGCGGACGAGCCCTGGATGGACGAAGTGCAGTCCAAGGGTCTTCTGCGCCCGAAGACCCGCGTATCGTTTCTCACCAACAACCTGGTGCTGATCGCCCCCGCCGGAAAGCCTGTGCGCATCAAGATCCGTCCCGGCTTTCCGCTGGCCGCCGCGCTCGGCTCCGGCCGGCTGGCCGTGGCGGACCCGAATGCGGTCCCCGCAGGACTTTACGCCCGACAGGCACTGACCCGGCTCAAGGTCTGGCCCTCGGTCCAGAACAGGCTCGCACCGGCCGAAAACGTTCGCGCCGCCCTCGCGCTGGTCAGCCGGGGCGCCGCGCCGCTCGGCATAGTCTACAGCACTGATGCGAAAGCCGAACCCGGCGTGCGGGTCGCCGATACGTTCCCCCCATCCTCGCACGATCCGATCAGCTACCCGGTCGCGGTTCTCGCCTCATCCCGACACCGCGATGCCGAGGCATTTCGCCGGTTCCTGATCTCCGCCGAAGGCAAGGCCGTGTTCCGCCGCTTCGGCTTCGGCACGCGCTGACGCACCTTTTCCGCTCGTGACGCTGCTCACTCCCGACGAATGGCAGGTCCTGATCCTGTCGCTAAAGGTGAGCGGAGTTGCCATGGTGGCCGCGCTACCTGTTGCCTTCGCCCTGGCATGGATACTGGCACGCTGGCGCTTTCCGGGCAAAGTGCTGATCGACGCACTGGTTCACCTGCCCCTGGTCTTGCCCCCTGTCGTCACTGGCTGGTTGCTGCTGATCGCGTTCGGCACCAACGGACCGCTGGGCCGCTTTTTCGCCGAATGGCTGGGCCTCACCTTCATCTTCCGCTGGACCGGCGCCGCGCTCGCAGCTGCGGTCATGGCTCTCCCCCTGATGGTTCGTGCGATGCGGCTTTCTATCGAAGCCGTGGATCGCCGCCTTGAAGACGCAGCCCGGACGCTCGGTGCAGGGCACTGGCATACGTTCCGAACGATCACCCTCCCGCTGGCAATGCCGGGCGTTCTGGCTGGCCTGGTGCTGGGCCTTGCCCGCTCTATCGGCGAATTCGGCGCAACGATCACTTTCGCCTCCAACATTCCCGGCGAGACGCAGACCCTCCCGCTCGCGATCTATAGCGCGCTGCAGATGCCCGGTGCGGAGTGGCAGGTCACGCGGCTTGCCGTGCTGTCCATCCTCGTCTCCGTTATCGCCCTCGTGGCGTCCGAGTGGCTGGCGCGGCGCAGCGGTCAGGGGCGTGCCCATCATGCCCTTTGATCTCGACATCTCGCTCCGCCGCGGAACGGAACGTTTCGATTATGCCTTCCGCACGGAAAAAGGCGGGCTGACGGCACTGTTCGGTCCGTCAGGCGCAGGCAAGACATCCCTGCTCGATGCGATTTCCGGCCTTGCCCGGCCTGTCCAGGGCCGCATCCATGTCGAAGACACCGTGCTGTTCGACAGCACGAAGCGGATAGATCTCAGGCCCGAACAGCGCCGCTGTGGCTACGTGTTCCAGGACCTGCGGCTCTTTTCCCATCGGTCCGTACGCGACAACCTGCTCTACGGGTGGCGCCTTGCACCTGCTGGCCAACGCTGGATGGATCTGGAAACCGCGCTGGGCTTTCTCGGAATTGGCCATCTGCTGGAGCGCATGCCCGCGACGCTTTCGGGCGGCGAAGCCCAGCGC encodes:
- a CDS encoding efflux transporter outer membrane subunit, with the protein product MFRKASVLLPLLLTAACMKVGPDFAAPPPPSASPGYAQGAYPGAVLGDGPQAGWWNAFASPELDSLVQRALAGNHSLAASRATLEKARERIAAAAGRRLPQVDANGRAEYQRVNLAAFGLSDSFGGAEIPNPEFDLYTLGAGISYDLDLFGRNSRALEQTKAQAEAEGRATQAAHLLIAGRVVEQVLAIAALNDRIATVRQLLSEDERNVTLTEARRKGGDGTLVEVLSAQGQLAEDRANMPSFEQQLVEGRAMLAVLLGISPAELGPTPFTLQQFTLPARVPVALPSALVHKRPDILEAEARLHAAIAAVGVATAQLYPDVTIGASLTQQTSQPGQITSSRFNAFDIFAGLSAPIFHGGTLKAEKRGAEAEARGASAQYQQVVTEAFGQVSGLLSALGNDNREFAERQSAADLADRSLHLSRRSFKVGNSGVLQVLDANRAYQRAQLTLLDTRSRQYRNVARLYVATAGGWVTDSSEN
- a CDS encoding molybdenum ABC transporter ATP-binding protein translates to MPFDLDISLRRGTERFDYAFRTEKGGLTALFGPSGAGKTSLLDAISGLARPVQGRIHVEDTVLFDSTKRIDLRPEQRRCGYVFQDLRLFSHRSVRDNLLYGWRLAPAGQRWMDLETALGFLGIGHLLERMPATLSGGEAQRVAIGRALLSGPRFLLMDEPLASVDAERREEILTVIERIRDELALPILYVSHDRAEVDRLADRVIAIERRG
- the modA gene encoding molybdate ABC transporter substrate-binding protein is translated as MRRLLAILISLFAAFTALSPSAMAQQSGPLVLAAASLQESMNAAADAWVAKGHSRPKISFAGSSALARQVEAGAPADLFISADEPWMDEVQSKGLLRPKTRVSFLTNNLVLIAPAGKPVRIKIRPGFPLAAALGSGRLAVADPNAVPAGLYARQALTRLKVWPSVQNRLAPAENVRAALALVSRGAAPLGIVYSTDAKAEPGVRVADTFPPSSHDPISYPVAVLASSRHRDAEAFRRFLISAEGKAVFRRFGFGTR
- the modB gene encoding molybdate ABC transporter permease subunit: MTLLTPDEWQVLILSLKVSGVAMVAALPVAFALAWILARWRFPGKVLIDALVHLPLVLPPVVTGWLLLIAFGTNGPLGRFFAEWLGLTFIFRWTGAALAAAVMALPLMVRAMRLSIEAVDRRLEDAARTLGAGHWHTFRTITLPLAMPGVLAGLVLGLARSIGEFGATITFASNIPGETQTLPLAIYSALQMPGAEWQVTRLAVLSILVSVIALVASEWLARRSGQGRAHHAL